The genomic stretch GATAACTTACGGACTTGAAAGAATATGTATGTATCTTCAAAACGTTGATAATGTTTATGATTTGGAATGGGGACATGGAATAAAATACGGCGATGTACATTTACAGGGTGAAAGAGAGTTTTCTAAATATAATTTTGAAGTAGCTGATACAGATATGTATTTCAGACATTTTAAAGAATATGAAGAAGAATGCGGCAGATGTTTATCTCAAGGCTGCGTACTTCCTGCTTATGATATGGTTATGAAAAGTTCGCATGTATTTAATATGCTTGATGCCAGAAATGCTATAAGTGTTACTGAACGTGCAGGTTACATTGCAAGAGTAAGAGAGCTTATGAAAAAAGTTTCTGCTGCTTATATAGAATCAAGAGAAAAAATGGGATATCCGCTAATAAAAAATAAGTAACTTCTTATTATATATTTTTATAACTTTTTAGATAATAAAAGGCCTCTGATAATTTTCAGAAGCCTTTTTTACGATTGGAGAAGTTTTATTACAATTTAATGGTTTAATTTATTATTTACTATCAAAATTAATTTTATACTAAATAAGTATTTAAAAAATTATCCATATCTTCTTTAGGTACCATACTGCCTCCAGTAGCCCAGCAAATATGGTATGAATTTTTTATATTATCTCCTATTTTTTCTTTTATATAATTTTTACTTTCTTCATTTTTCATAAGTTCTACAGGACCTTGAAAAGTGGCACAGGCAGAAGGTTCTATTTGTATATTTTCAGTTTCATTTAAATATCTAAGATAATCATACAATCTGTAATCAGCTATAGTAAATTCTCCGCTTAATATAGGCTCCATTATTCTGCTTACAAGTCCTGAAGGTCTGCCTACAGCAAGTCCGTCAGCATGTGTAATACCATTGATTCCTATATCTTTTACGCTAATATTTTCATGCATAGAAGTTTCTAAACCTAATAACATACATGGAGCTAAAGTAGGTTCTATAAAGAATATATAAACATTATCTTTATATATTCTTTTTAACCCATAAGCAACACCACCCGGAGCTCCCCCTACACCGCAAGGTATATATACTATTAAAGGATTTTGTTCATTTATATCTATACCTTTTTCTTCAAGCTGTTTTTTTAATCTTCGTGCTGCTACTGTATAACCCAAAAATAAATCCATAGATTTTTCATCATCTATAAAATAACTTTTTGGATCAGCATCTGAATTTTTACGTCCTTCTTCTACAGCTTTACCGTAATCATCAGCATATTCTATAACTGTTACTCCCTTAGCTCGTAACATATCTTTTTTCCATTGTTTGGCATCGGCTGACATATGAACTATTACTTCAAATCCTAAAGCAGCACTAGTTATTCCTATACTTAATCCTAAATTACCAGTAGAACCTACTTGTATTTTATATTGAGAGAAAAATTTTCTAAATTTATCTTCAGTAAGTATAGAATAATCATCATTAATATTTAATATTCCGGCATCTATTGCTAAGTCTTCAGCATGTTTTAATACCTCATAAACTCCGCCTCTAGCCTTAATGGAACCCGCTACTGGAAGATGACTGTCCATTTTTAAATACAATTTTCCGTATATTTTTGTATTATATTTTTCTTCTAATTTACTTTGCATTTTTAATATTGGCTCTAAAGGCGATTCTATTATACCGTTAGATTTTTGAGTTTCTGGAAAAGCCTTCATAATAAAAGGGGCAAATCTTTTTAAACGCTCCTCTGCATCATCTAATTGCTTATCAGATATAGGTAAATTCTTTTCATACTCAGAAAACCTAATTTCTTTTTTATTAATCCAAGCAATTTCTTCTAATCTTGATAATTTATCTACTACTACATTATTACTAAAATCTTTCATATCTTAACCTCTTTTTATAGAAATATTAATTTTAATATAAATACACATATTAATGCTGTTAATGCCTGAAGTACACTTACTATAGGAAATACTTTATATGCTGTTTCTGGCTTCATCTCTGATGTAGAAGTAACAACCCAAAAAAAGTCATCATTACCATGAAATACCATAAATCCTCCTGCAGCACAGGCAAGCATAGCTATTACAAGTCCCATAGGCGAATTAAACCCTAAAACATCTACTAAAGGAAGAAGCATAGATGCAGCTGTTATCATTCCAACAGTACCAGAACCTATAGCTGTCCTAAATATAGCACCTATTATAAAAGGAACTATTATTCCAACTGATATACCAGAAAACATACTTGTAACTATATCCTGAAGATTAGATAATTTCAATACTGTAGCAAAAGCCCCGCCTGAACCAACTATCAAAACTATCTGTCCTGCAGTTTTTAAAGCTTCCCCAAATATACCATCAAATGTCCAAACTTCCTTATCTTCTTTATTTACAGATCTATATGTAAAAAATGCAATTATTAAACCTATAAATAATGCAATTATGGTTTGCCCCAATATATCCAAAATATTATATAAAGTCCCTTTTCCTAAAGGTGCCGATTCTAATGTTGCAACTGTTCTAAGAAGCATCAAAATTATAGGAATCAATATTGGAGAGAAACTCATAATAGGAGAAGGAAGTTTATTTCCTTTATTTTCCTCATAAGTATTTACACTATTATCTATATTTGGTAAGTAATAATACTTTTTACCAAAAAATCTTCCAGCCAATACACCTATAATAGTTACTGGTATTGATACTAACATTCCGAGAAGTATAACTAATCCCAAATTTGCTTTTAATATGCCTGCAACAGCCAAAGGTCCCGGAGTAGGCGGAACTAACATATGAGTTGCATGAAGTCCCATAGCCAAAGCTACTGCCATAGTGGTCATACTTCCTCCTGTATCTTTGCTTATTCTTTTTGCCAATGGTGATAATAGTACAAAAGCAGAATCGCAAAATACTGGTATTGATACAAAATAGCCTGTTACAGCTAATCCTATATCAGCATTCTTTTTACCTGTTATTTTTAATATGGTTTCTGCCATTGTTTCTGCAGCTCCGCTCTTTTCAAGCAAAGCTCCCATGACTGTACCTATTGCTATTACTATTCCGATACCAGCTATTGTACCTCCTAATCCGCTAGAATATGCCTCTATTATTGAAGGTATAGAATGTCCTGAAATTATACCAAAGAAAAAGGCACTTATTGATAAAGCAAAGAATGGATGCAGTTTTACAAATATAGTTAGTACTATCAAAACTAATATTGATAATATAATAGCAACTATAACAAACATTGAACCCATAAAATACCTCCTAGAATATATTTTTTATAGCACATAATCACATTAATATCAAAATTTTACAGTATTATATATATCATAAAATACATTATTATTATGTATTAGTACTATAATTATTAGAATAGTAAATTTTTATCCAAAAGTCAATAAAAAATTAAATATAATTTAATAAATTTATAATAATTTAATAAAATTTAATTAATATCTATGCATTATTTTTATACTATTGAAAAAAACAAAAAAAAATATATAATTATTTTGAATCAGAGTAAAAATAATAAAGATAAAAACATGTGTAATGAAATAGATATTGGAATAAAAATAAAAGATATAAGAATTAAAAAAGGAATTCTAATAAAAGATTTAGCCAAAAAATGCGGTATATCATCATCTATGCTTAGCCAAATAGAAAAAGGCAATGCCAATCCTTCATTAAACACTATAAAATCAATAGCAAAAGAATTAGAAGTTCCAATCTTTCAATTTTTTATAGAAGATGAAGAAAACATAAAAAAAATAAATATCTTAAAGGAAAGAGATAGAAAAATAATATATACAAGAGAAGTTACATATGAATTGCTATCTCCTGAAGGAACAAGCAATATAGAATTTATAAGAATGATTCTAAATGAAAAAGATTTAGAATCATCTATTGAACCTATGCCTCATAAGGGGGAAGAAGTGGCATTTTTATTAAGCGGAAAAGCTGAAATTACAATATTCAATCAATCTGCTGTTATGTATGAAGGAGATTCAATACATATACCCGCTTTAGCACCGCATAAATGGAAAAATTTACATGACAAAGAAAGTATAATCATTTTTGCAGTAACTCCGCCAGAATTTTAAATCTGATTGATAAAACCTTTTATTAAATCATGCAGCCTTATAAAAGTGTTATTAATATCATCTTCCCAAGTATTATGTGTAAATATTATATCAGCACTCTCTCTGTATAAATTATCTCTCTGTTTTGAAAGCTCTAATAATTTATTTTTATCTTTTGCAAGCAAAGGACGCTCTCTAGGGTCTATGTTTTGCAGTATAATTTCCGGATTTCTGTCTATAAAAATGGTAAGTCCTTTTTCCTTCATAATATTTCTATTTTTTTCGAGAAGTACTATCCCCCCTCCAGTGGATATTACAGCATTATTCATACCGGCAAGCTCTTCTAAAACTTCACTTTCTACTTTTCTGAAATATTCTTCTCCGTTATCTGCAAAAATATCTGTTATTGTTTTCTCTTCTTTTTGTTCTATAAATGAATCCATATCATAAAGAGTATAATTTAATTTTTCAGCTAGAAGTTTTGATAAAGCACTTTTCCCACACCCCGGAAGTCCTATTACAAATATTACTTTATTATCTATATTATTTTTATTATTCATCATACTGCCCTAATATTATAAGATTCTCTACACTTTTCTTAAAATCTTCAAACTCTTCTTTATACCTATCAAAGTCGCCTGTCATATCAATATAAAAATAATACTGCCATTTTCTGTCACTATGAGGACGGCTTACTATAGAAGTTAAATTAAAACTTTTTAATTTATCAAGAGAATTAGCCAAACTGCCGTTTTCATGAGGAAGCAAAAATCTCATAGTCATTTTGTTTCCGCTATTTAAAGCATTATCATAATTAGCTACTATTATAAAGCGTGTAGTGTTTCCTTTTATATTTTCAATATTTTCTTCAAGCATATCTAAATCATAAATCTTACAGGCATTTTTATTTGAAATAGAAGCAATGGTTTTATCATCTCCATTAGAAACTATAAAAGCAGCTTCTGCCGTATTTGATGCTGTTATCTCTTCAAAACTATTTTCTTTTATAAAATTAGAACATTGTTTCAAAGCCTGATGATGAGATATAACCTTTTTAATATCTTTTATACTGATCCCCTTTTTAGCCATAAGACCGTATTCTATAGGTAAATATATCTCTCCAACAATTTTGCAGTTATAATCGGCAAGTATATCCAAAACCTCATTAACCATACCAGTAGAAGAATTTTCTAAAGGTAAAACACCGTAATAACTCTCACCGCTTCTTATGCTTTCAAGTACATCATTAAAATATGCCTTTTTTATGAGACATGCATTTTCACCAAAAAATTTCAAAGCAGCCTCATGTCCGTTTCCGCCTTCTCTGCCCTGATAAACTACTCTCTTATCATATTTTATTTTTTCTTTATTATTACCATTTTCTTTTTTGTTATCACTACCTTCATCAATTAAATGTTTCTGAAGCTGTTTTGATGTGTACATTATATCATTATACATAGTTGTTATTAATGATGATAAATCTTTATTTTCAAGCAGTTCTATTTTTTTTGCTATAACTTCTTTTTCTCTTTTCGGGTCAAATATAGGGGCATTATATTTCTTTTTTGTCTCTCCTACTTTAAGACTAACTTTCATTCTTTCATCTATCAAATTTACTATTTGCTTATCAATTCTGTCAATTTCTTTTCTTAATTCCTGTAATTCTTCAGATAACATAATAATATCCTTAAATATAAAATATTTCTTATTGTAGTAATAAGATTATACTAAATAGGCGTAAATTGTAAAGAAATTTATTTTATATACTGAAATTTTTTAAGTTTGTCAACTACTAATCTTTTAATTTTATTGTTTATGGTGGTTTGTCCACTGCTCTGCATGCTTACGCAACAGTTCTTTTGCGACGAAGGAAGTACTTGACAAAGTCCACTGTAAGTGTAGGTATGACCAAAAGAACCTATATCTTCGACAAGCTTGAATACGCTTTGTGAAAGACTGCATTTTTTATATAAAGCTAGGTGTTATACCATGTTTGATATATATTCTTAAAATATTAAGCTATAGTATGTGAATTTTTTGCAACTTTGACGAAGTCCGCCTGTGGCGTGCGGCGGGAAAAAGACAATAAAAACATTGACAAACTCAAAAATTTTTAGTATATATTAATATAATTAAATAAAAAAACTGATAATTTACTTCATATTATTGTATGTCCAAATTCTAATAAAGATATACTTTCAAGTATAGAGAAAATATCAAATATGAATTTGGAATATACTTGTAGAACTTTAATAAACGATAATTCTAAATTCATAATAATAGATAATAAAAAAAACAATTGAAGCATTAAAAACATTACTACAATTAATAGAATATGGTAGTATAAATTATCAAGATATAATTTTTGATATAGAATACCTTAAACCTGACTATAGCTTCATAGCTTATATATTAAAGAATGAAAAAGAAATAATTTATAATATTAATGATTTTTTAATTTATTTGCCAACTAGGTATTAATTATTAAAAATAATAGTATATACCTAAACAACTATATTTTGTCAGAAATAAATTGATATTTTTGTTTTTATATCTGGGGCTTTGCCCCAGACCCCACTTCTTTTGTTGCCACAAAGAAGCAAAAAGGCTGCACTTGGGCTTTAATTTAATAAATTATTTTACATGTAAGACAATTTTAGTATGATTTAGTACTAATTCTATCCTCGCACTTTCGCGAAGCGTATCCGAGCTTGTCGAGGATATAAGCAACTTTTGCGGCGGGAAAAAGAACAACATAAAAATTGACAAACTTAAAAATTTTTAGTATAATTTAATTAATTTTAAATACAGGATAAGAAAATGAATTTATTTACAAATTCTAATGATAAACATGATTTTTTAAAAACAGCATTGATTGCTAGTATAAAAGAAAATGATGATATATTTATAGCAACTGCATTTTTTAATGATACAGAAATAATAAATAAAGCTGTAGAAAAAAATTGTAATATAAAACTTATTGTAAGATTATCATTAGCAACTTCTATAGAAAGATTAAAAGATGTATATAATAAAAAAAATGTACATATTAGATTTTTTACTTCAGATAGTTTTCACCCTAAATTATATATATTTGGAAATACAAAAGCATTTATAGGTTCATCAAATTTAACTAAAAGCGGTATATTATCTAATCAAGAGATAAATGTTTCAATAGATTCTGATAATATAATTTTTTATGATCTAATAAATTGTTTTTATGATTATTGGGAAAGTGCTGAAGTACTAAATGATAATATAATAGAAAAATATTCAAAAATAGAAGAAGAATATCATGATCTAGATAATAAATTAAAAAAATTTAATGAAATATTAAAAGAAGAAATAGGTGATTTTAAATTTAATAATATTACAACTATTGATAATACTAAAAAAAGTAAAAAATTATCATATATTTCAGATTTTAAAAGAAAATATCAAATATTTTTGGATTGTTATAAAAAATTAACTGAAATGTATACATCATCTCTTATGAAACTTCAAATTAATAGGAAATATAATGATTTACCATTAAAAATAGAAATGGATCAGTTTTTAAACTGGATCAAAGAAAATAAAATAAAAGAAAAAAGTTATATTAAAATTAATGATAATGAAATAGAACTAAAATTACAATATCTTATTAAAGAATATTATGATAATTATAAAATTGAAGATGAATATATTAAAAATTATAACAGATGCCGAAATACTTTAAAAGAAAACAATATAAATACAGTATCTTATAATGAATTATATGAAGCTTTATTATTTATTAATGCTTTTAGAGATAGAAGACGTTTTTTTTCAGATAATTCTATGAAAGAAAAATTTTTGGACACAAACAATAGTTTAGAAAATATAATAAGAACAATTTATTATTTATTATATAATAATGAACCGTATGAAATAAAAATGGCTAACTGTATATATAATAAAGATTTTAAATTACAAGCTTTTGGTGAAAGCTGTGTTAAAGAGTTATATGGTGTTATGAGCGATAATGAAAATATTCCTTTATGTAATGACAGGGTATTTGAAGCTATGGAATATTTAGGATTCGGTAATTTAAAATAATTTTTGATTACAAATAAATAAGGCTTGCTAATATTTTTTATTAACAAGCCCTGAATGTTTAAAACTTTTTATATTTTATTTTTTAATCAATTATTTAGCATTAGCAAACAAATCTTTTATATCTGTTTTTTCCCAAGTAAACTCTGGAAGCTCTCTACCGAAGTGTCCGTAAGCTGTAGTTTTTTCATAAATAGGTCTTCTTAAATCTAGTTTTTTGATTATACCAGCTGGAGTTAAGTCAAGCTCTTTAGAAACTATATTAGCTAATACTTCATCATGTACTTTTGCTGTACCAAAAGTATTAACATATACAGATAAAGGCTCAGGC from Brachyspira murdochii DSM 12563 encodes the following:
- the dsdA gene encoding D-serine ammonia-lyase, with the protein product MKDFSNNVVVDKLSRLEEIAWINKKEIRFSEYEKNLPISDKQLDDAEERLKRFAPFIMKAFPETQKSNGIIESPLEPILKMQSKLEEKYNTKIYGKLYLKMDSHLPVAGSIKARGGVYEVLKHAEDLAIDAGILNINDDYSILTEDKFRKFFSQYKIQVGSTGNLGLSIGITSAALGFEVIVHMSADAKQWKKDMLRAKGVTVIEYADDYGKAVEEGRKNSDADPKSYFIDDEKSMDLFLGYTVAARRLKKQLEEKGIDINEQNPLIVYIPCGVGGAPGGVAYGLKRIYKDNVYIFFIEPTLAPCMLLGLETSMHENISVKDIGINGITHADGLAVGRPSGLVSRIMEPILSGEFTIADYRLYDYLRYLNETENIQIEPSACATFQGPVELMKNEESKNYIKEKIGDNIKNSYHICWATGGSMVPKEDMDNFLNTYLV
- a CDS encoding GntP family permease, whose translation is MGSMFVIVAIILSILVLIVLTIFVKLHPFFALSISAFFFGIISGHSIPSIIEAYSSGLGGTIAGIGIVIAIGTVMGALLEKSGAAETMAETILKITGKKNADIGLAVTGYFVSIPVFCDSAFVLLSPLAKRISKDTGGSMTTMAVALAMGLHATHMLVPPTPGPLAVAGILKANLGLVILLGMLVSIPVTIIGVLAGRFFGKKYYYLPNIDNSVNTYEENKGNKLPSPIMSFSPILIPIILMLLRTVATLESAPLGKGTLYNILDILGQTIIALFIGLIIAFFTYRSVNKEDKEVWTFDGIFGEALKTAGQIVLIVGSGGAFATVLKLSNLQDIVTSMFSGISVGIIVPFIIGAIFRTAIGSGTVGMITAASMLLPLVDVLGFNSPMGLVIAMLACAAGGFMVFHGNDDFFWVVTSTSEMKPETAYKVFPIVSVLQALTALICVFILKLIFL
- a CDS encoding helix-turn-helix domain-containing protein translates to MCNEIDIGIKIKDIRIKKGILIKDLAKKCGISSSMLSQIEKGNANPSLNTIKSIAKELEVPIFQFFIEDEENIKKINILKERDRKIIYTREVTYELLSPEGTSNIEFIRMILNEKDLESSIEPMPHKGEEVAFLLSGKAEITIFNQSAVMYEGDSIHIPALAPHKWKNLHDKESIIIFAVTPPEF
- a CDS encoding shikimate kinase; this encodes MNNKNNIDNKVIFVIGLPGCGKSALSKLLAEKLNYTLYDMDSFIEQKEEKTITDIFADNGEEYFRKVESEVLEELAGMNNAVISTGGGIVLLEKNRNIMKEKGLTIFIDRNPEIILQNIDPRERPLLAKDKNKLLELSKQRDNLYRESADIIFTHNTWEDDINNTFIRLHDLIKGFINQI
- a CDS encoding chorismate mutase → MLSEELQELRKEIDRIDKQIVNLIDERMKVSLKVGETKKKYNAPIFDPKREKEVIAKKIELLENKDLSSLITTMYNDIMYTSKQLQKHLIDEGSDNKKENGNNKEKIKYDKRVVYQGREGGNGHEAALKFFGENACLIKKAYFNDVLESIRSGESYYGVLPLENSSTGMVNEVLDILADYNCKIVGEIYLPIEYGLMAKKGISIKDIKKVISHHQALKQCSNFIKENSFEEITASNTAEAAFIVSNGDDKTIASISNKNACKIYDLDMLEENIENIKGNTTRFIIVANYDNALNSGNKMTMRFLLPHENGSLANSLDKLKSFNLTSIVSRPHSDRKWQYYFYIDMTGDFDRYKEEFEDFKKSVENLIILGQYDE
- a CDS encoding phospholipase D family protein, with the translated sequence MNLFTNSNDKHDFLKTALIASIKENDDIFIATAFFNDTEIINKAVEKNCNIKLIVRLSLATSIERLKDVYNKKNVHIRFFTSDSFHPKLYIFGNTKAFIGSSNLTKSGILSNQEINVSIDSDNIIFYDLINCFYDYWESAEVLNDNIIEKYSKIEEEYHDLDNKLKKFNEILKEEIGDFKFNNITTIDNTKKSKKLSYISDFKRKYQIFLDCYKKLTEMYTSSLMKLQINRKYNDLPLKIEMDQFLNWIKENKIKEKSYIKINDNEIELKLQYLIKEYYDNYKIEDEYIKNYNRCRNTLKENNINTVSYNELYEALLFINAFRDRRRFFSDNSMKEKFLDTNNSLENIIRTIYYLLYNNEPYEIKMANCIYNKDFKLQAFGESCVKELYGVMSDNENIPLCNDRVFEAMEYLGFGNLK